From Elusimicrobiales bacterium, the proteins below share one genomic window:
- a CDS encoding XdhC/CoxI family protein yields MMNEPERIFRLLDQAIEAGREAALVTIISSAGSTPRDAGSRMVVFPGGGIAGTVGGGRLEALCIKSALAALKLGENRRESFDLTPGGAGMLCSGRAEVYIEVFSAKIKLLILGAGHVALKIARAAGCAAIPYSVADERADFASRERFPEAAEIVVARPHKAITPARVDGRTYIVIVTRGHAFDAQCLLRALPTKAAYIGMIGSASKVREVFAGFNRKGLHPERDNRVFSPIGLDISGKTPGEIAISVLAEILKIANGRTGAHMRVREARPAGKRPVKR; encoded by the coding sequence ATGATGAATGAGCCGGAACGGATTTTCAGGCTGCTGGACCAGGCCATAGAGGCGGGCCGGGAAGCCGCGCTTGTTACGATTATCTCCTCCGCGGGCTCCACGCCGCGGGACGCGGGCTCGCGCATGGTTGTTTTTCCCGGCGGGGGTATCGCCGGAACCGTCGGCGGCGGCAGGCTGGAGGCTTTGTGCATAAAATCCGCCCTCGCCGCGCTGAAGCTGGGCGAAAACCGGCGCGAGAGCTTCGACCTCACCCCCGGGGGCGCGGGCATGTTATGCTCCGGCAGGGCGGAGGTTTACATAGAGGTTTTTTCCGCAAAAATAAAACTGCTGATTCTGGGAGCCGGGCATGTGGCGCTTAAAATCGCCCGGGCGGCCGGCTGCGCCGCGATACCTTACAGCGTCGCAGACGAGCGCGCCGATTTCGCCAGCAGGGAGCGTTTCCCCGAGGCGGCGGAAATAGTGGTCGCCCGTCCCCACAAAGCCATAACCCCCGCCCGGGTGGACGGGCGCACTTATATAGTGATTGTTACGCGCGGACATGCCTTTGACGCGCAATGCCTGCTGCGCGCCCTGCCCACCAAGGCGGCGTATATAGGGATGATAGGCTCCGCCTCCAAGGTGCGCGAGGTTTTCGCCGGCTTCAACCGCAAAGGCCTTCATCCCGAAAGGGACAACCGCGTTTTCTCGCCCATAGGGCTGGATATAAGCGGCAAGACGCCGGGCGAGATAGCCATTTCCGTCCTGGCGGAGATATTGAAAATCGCCAACGGCAGAACCGGCGCGCACATGCGCGTGCGGGAGGCCCGCCCCGCCGGCAAACGGCCCGTGAAACGATGA
- a CDS encoding FAD binding domain-containing protein — protein MMFSQYHLPESEKAAAALLSRSTAILAGGTMPFKTMPPGTERLVSLRLAGLDYIRADKAGLHIGAAAVFSDIAKSKAAAWAGGIMARASDEVSSQLIRNMATAGGNMARPLPWNHLPPVFAALEAKARVICKGKAAWHPAQSLAERPLAQSLGSGALITEFLIPPAAKNMRGAFVKFGKTASSWECYALLAAVFSVKGGKFRAVRLALGGATARVVRLRGAERALEGAPAREASAGLAAAASLEGVEGLTPSHGSPEYKREIIPELVRRAVTEAL, from the coding sequence ATGATGTTCAGCCAATACCATTTGCCGGAATCGGAAAAAGCCGCCGCAGCATTGCTTTCCCGCAGCACGGCCATACTGGCCGGCGGCACCATGCCCTTCAAAACCATGCCGCCGGGAACGGAGCGGCTGGTAAGCCTGCGGCTTGCCGGGCTGGATTACATCCGGGCGGACAAAGCCGGCCTGCATATCGGCGCGGCGGCGGTATTTTCGGATATCGCAAAATCAAAGGCGGCGGCCTGGGCGGGCGGAATTATGGCGCGCGCCTCGGACGAGGTTTCCAGCCAGCTTATACGCAACATGGCCACTGCCGGCGGCAATATGGCAAGGCCGCTGCCGTGGAACCATCTGCCGCCGGTGTTTGCCGCGCTGGAGGCGAAGGCGCGGGTCATTTGCAAAGGCAAGGCGGCCTGGCATCCGGCGCAGTCGCTTGCGGAGAGGCCGCTGGCACAGTCGCTGGGCAGCGGCGCGCTTATCACTGAATTTCTGATTCCGCCCGCGGCGAAAAACATGCGCGGCGCATTCGTCAAATTCGGCAAAACCGCCTCCTCCTGGGAGTGCTACGCGCTGCTGGCGGCGGTTTTTTCGGTCAAAGGCGGCAAATTCCGCGCTGTCCGGCTGGCTCTTGGCGGAGCGACGGCGCGTGTTGTGCGGCTGCGCGGCGCGGAGCGCGCGCTGGAAGGCGCGCCCGCGCGGGAAGCCTCAGCCGGGCTGGCCGCCGCCGCGTCGCTTGAGGGAGTGGAGGGCCTGACGCCGTCGCACGGCTCGCCGGAATACAAAAGAGAGATAATCCCGGAGCTGGTCCGCCGCGCCGTAACGGAGGCATTATGA
- a CDS encoding FAD binding domain-containing protein, with protein MLNAGIILPNTLAEALRVLRGGGRALAGGTDLLISARRGGAPAPWVDISRLPQLRGIRRQDGHIFIGAAEKITDVGAHPLTREMLPALAQACRKFACPSLRNMATLGGNCANGSPAADGLCALCAENAAAIIANDGGIRKIPVESLVLGPKKTALSRCDIILGFELPDTAHKGVYLKLAARRSFAISKVSAGVTLRLENGLARGVSIMLGAAGPRPLRAAKSQEILEGAPLSADMIERAALAARDACSPVDDARSSAEYRRAMAAVLARRALSIIANDAAKESL; from the coding sequence ATGCTCAACGCCGGCATAATACTGCCCAACACCCTTGCCGAGGCGCTGCGCGTTCTGCGCGGCGGCGGCAGGGCGCTTGCCGGCGGAACCGATTTGCTAATATCGGCCCGGCGCGGCGGCGCGCCGGCCCCGTGGGTTGACATAAGCCGCCTTCCGCAGCTACGCGGCATACGGCGGCAGGACGGGCATATTTTCATCGGCGCGGCGGAGAAAATAACCGATGTGGGCGCGCATCCGCTGACGCGGGAAATGCTGCCCGCGCTGGCGCAGGCCTGCCGCAAATTCGCCTGCCCGTCCCTGCGCAACATGGCCACTCTGGGCGGCAACTGCGCCAACGGCTCGCCTGCGGCGGACGGGTTGTGCGCCCTCTGCGCCGAAAACGCCGCCGCCATCATCGCAAACGACGGCGGCATACGGAAAATCCCGGTTGAAAGCCTCGTTCTGGGCCCGAAAAAAACCGCGCTTTCGCGCTGCGACATCATTCTGGGTTTTGAGCTGCCCGACACCGCGCACAAAGGCGTTTATCTGAAGCTGGCGGCGCGCCGCTCCTTTGCCATTTCAAAAGTCTCCGCAGGCGTAACATTGCGGCTGGAGAACGGCCTGGCGCGCGGCGTCTCCATAATGCTGGGCGCGGCGGGGCCGCGCCCGCTGCGCGCCGCCAAATCCCAGGAAATTCTGGAAGGCGCCCCTCTTTCCGCAGACATGATAGAGCGCGCCGCGCTGGCCGCGCGGGACGCCTGCTCGCCCGTGGACGACGCGCGCTCGTCCGCCGAATACCGGCGGGCGATGGCGGCGGTGCTGGCGCGCCGCGCGCTAAGCATCATTGCAAACGACGCTGCTAAGGAGTCCCTGTGA
- a CDS encoding metallopeptidase TldD-related protein, with the protein MKQLLCAVLLALPARPALCGGDILNAMSKELDRSLSAYGKAEDAPLYFLSYQMTDDRRWSLSAELGGINQDDMSHERYLDIDARVGSPELDNTHQVKGAAAMSGDHGDEGRHFLAPLEDDETALRASLWRQTEEEFKKAQEKYTKVKTNHAVTADEEDGSPDFSQEKPEKSFREVEFPKLDRPQWRARLERLSREMRRYPFIYSTDVNFSVSAQNRYYVNSEGSRIASGNVYITLGYRLGSRTDDGMELERYKSYEGLSEQDFPSEARVIADIAASAAELKALLDAPVAEPYSGPAILRNRAAAVFFHEIFGHRVEGQRQKDEFSGKTFADKVGGEIVSPLISVADDPTLKRFNGLALRGWYDYDDEGVRARRVEIAENGVLRAFLMSRSPINGFPQSNGHGRREPGYDAVARMGNTIVSAKAAVPYPRLREMLIEEIKRRGKPYGLVFEDIAGGNTNTSVFGAQAFTVIPKLVYRVYADGSPDEAVRGVDLIGTPLTVFTKITAAADDPAVFNGSCGAESGWVPVSAVSPSLLVSEMEVQKVVKMHERPPLIPPPSAEAQ; encoded by the coding sequence ATGAAACAACTGCTTTGCGCCGTCCTGCTGGCACTGCCGGCCCGGCCCGCATTGTGCGGCGGCGACATTCTCAATGCCATGTCAAAGGAGCTGGACCGCTCTCTTTCCGCCTACGGCAAGGCGGAGGATGCGCCGCTGTATTTCCTTTCCTATCAGATGACCGACGACCGGCGCTGGTCCCTTTCCGCCGAGCTGGGCGGCATAAACCAGGACGACATGTCGCACGAGCGGTATCTGGACATAGACGCGCGCGTCGGCTCGCCGGAGCTGGATAATACTCATCAGGTCAAGGGTGCGGCCGCCATGAGCGGCGACCACGGCGACGAGGGCAGGCATTTCCTGGCGCCCCTGGAGGATGATGAAACCGCGCTGCGCGCCTCCCTCTGGCGCCAGACGGAGGAGGAGTTCAAGAAAGCCCAGGAAAAATACACCAAGGTGAAAACCAACCACGCCGTAACCGCCGACGAGGAGGACGGCTCGCCCGATTTCTCGCAGGAGAAGCCGGAAAAATCCTTCCGCGAGGTTGAGTTCCCGAAATTGGACAGACCGCAGTGGCGCGCGCGGCTGGAGCGCCTGTCCCGCGAGATGCGCAGGTATCCGTTCATTTACTCCACGGATGTGAATTTTTCCGTCTCGGCGCAGAACAGGTATTATGTCAACAGCGAAGGCTCGCGCATCGCATCGGGCAATGTCTACATCACGCTGGGCTACCGCCTCGGCAGCCGCACCGACGACGGGATGGAGCTGGAGCGATACAAAAGCTACGAGGGCCTCTCCGAACAGGATTTCCCCTCCGAAGCGCGCGTTATCGCAGACATAGCGGCCTCCGCCGCGGAGCTCAAGGCCCTGTTGGACGCGCCGGTCGCGGAGCCGTATTCGGGGCCCGCCATACTCAGAAACCGCGCCGCCGCCGTGTTTTTCCACGAGATTTTCGGACACCGGGTGGAAGGGCAGCGCCAGAAGGACGAATTTTCCGGCAAGACCTTCGCCGACAAGGTGGGCGGCGAGATAGTGTCGCCGCTGATTTCCGTGGCCGACGACCCGACTCTGAAACGTTTCAACGGCCTGGCCCTGCGCGGCTGGTACGATTACGACGACGAGGGCGTCCGCGCCCGCCGCGTGGAAATCGCCGAAAACGGGGTGCTGCGCGCTTTTCTGATGAGCCGCTCGCCTATAAACGGGTTTCCGCAGTCCAACGGACACGGCCGCCGCGAGCCGGGATACGACGCCGTGGCGCGCATGGGCAACACCATAGTCTCGGCGAAAGCGGCGGTGCCCTATCCCCGGCTGCGCGAAATGCTTATAGAGGAGATTAAGCGCCGCGGCAAGCCCTACGGCCTGGTGTTTGAGGACATCGCCGGCGGCAACACCAACACCAGCGTGTTCGGCGCGCAGGCGTTCACGGTGATACCGAAACTGGTCTACCGCGTCTACGCCGACGGCAGCCCGGACGAGGCCGTGCGCGGCGTGGATCTGATAGGCACGCCGCTTACCGTTTTCACCAAGATAACCGCCGCCGCGGACGACCCCGCGGTATTCAACGGCAGCTGCGGAGCCGAATCGGGATGGGTGCCGGTTTCGGCGGTGTCGCCCAGCCTTCTGGTGTCGGAGATGGAGGTGCAGAAGGTGGTCAAAATGCACGAGAGGCCGCCTCTTATCCCGCCGCCTTCCGCGGAGGCGCAGTGA
- a CDS encoding (2Fe-2S)-binding protein, whose protein sequence is MESSSKIRLGCAVNGAAVSREIDSGLTLAEFLRGELLLTGTKTGCNQGECGACLVIVNGRAVNSCLFMAAQAEGASIITIEGINKNGPHPLSSAFAEEGAVQCGFCTPGMIVAAYALLSETLSPTRDQIKEALSGNICRCTGYEMIFRAVEKAAAEMRKKCSTPA, encoded by the coding sequence ATGGAAAGCTCTTCAAAAATAAGGCTGGGCTGCGCGGTCAACGGCGCGGCGGTGTCGCGGGAAATTGATTCCGGCCTCACCCTTGCCGAATTTCTGCGCGGGGAACTGCTGCTTACAGGCACCAAAACCGGCTGCAATCAGGGCGAATGCGGCGCATGCCTTGTGATTGTAAACGGCAGGGCGGTAAATTCCTGCCTTTTCATGGCGGCGCAGGCCGAAGGTGCAAGCATTATCACCATAGAGGGCATAAACAAGAACGGCCCGCATCCGCTGTCCAGTGCCTTCGCGGAAGAGGGCGCGGTGCAGTGCGGTTTCTGCACGCCGGGCATGATAGTGGCCGCCTACGCGCTTTTAAGCGAAACCCTCTCCCCGACCCGCGACCAGATAAAAGAAGCCCTCTCCGGCAATATCTGCCGCTGCACCGGCTACGAGATGATTTTCCGCGCCGTTGAAAAAGCTGCCGCGGAGATGAGGAAAAAATGCTCAACGCCGGCATAA
- a CDS encoding aldehyde dehydrogenase family protein, with protein MSADDIFQKANVAAAVFSQYSQEQVDAIVRAVYKAGFDNRVRLAKMAVEETKLGRWQDKVIKNVLATQIVYEDIKDDKTVGIISDDKITGILEIAQPIGPILAITPVTNPTSTAMFKIIIALKTRNPIIISPHRNAEKCTMEAARVCYEAALSADAPEDCIQWVTHTSREETQKLMSHKSLALILATGGSGLVRAAYSSGTPAIGVGSGNVPVLIEKSADAQFAVSQILASKTFDNGTVCCSEQAIVAEQAIAGDVIAEFSRHKAYFLEDGEIPKLERVAFDREKGIMNAAIIGKPAGEILKLAGLNAPPDTSVIIARLKGVGANHPLSSEILAPILAFYTAPSFDDAVNLCIEINFHGGMGHTASMYSNDEEKIRKFANLMNAGRILINTPSSQGGVGGFYNTLSPSLTLGCGTGGKNITTDNITARHLLNIQRIARRRVNDTFASFDHAKYYDESFNAERLEKEYCRNR; from the coding sequence ATGAGCGCGGATGATATTTTCCAAAAAGCTAATGTCGCAGCAGCAGTTTTCAGCCAATACAGCCAGGAGCAGGTCGACGCAATTGTCCGAGCCGTCTACAAAGCCGGCTTCGACAACAGGGTGCGCCTTGCTAAAATGGCAGTGGAGGAAACCAAGCTGGGCCGCTGGCAGGACAAGGTCATTAAAAATGTCCTGGCAACCCAAATTGTCTACGAGGATATCAAGGACGACAAAACCGTCGGCATCATATCAGACGACAAGATAACCGGCATTCTGGAAATCGCGCAGCCTATCGGGCCGATACTGGCAATAACGCCGGTTACAAACCCGACCTCCACGGCAATGTTCAAAATCATAATCGCGCTCAAAACACGCAATCCGATAATCATTAGTCCGCACCGCAACGCCGAAAAATGCACCATGGAAGCCGCCCGCGTCTGCTACGAGGCGGCCCTAAGCGCCGACGCGCCGGAAGACTGCATTCAATGGGTAACCCACACCTCGCGCGAGGAAACGCAAAAGCTGATGTCCCATAAATCGCTTGCGCTGATACTTGCCACCGGCGGCAGCGGGCTGGTGCGCGCGGCTTATAGCTCCGGCACGCCCGCCATAGGCGTAGGCTCCGGCAATGTGCCGGTTCTTATAGAAAAATCCGCCGATGCGCAATTTGCCGTGTCCCAGATTCTGGCTTCCAAAACTTTTGACAACGGCACCGTTTGCTGCAGCGAGCAGGCCATAGTGGCGGAGCAGGCCATTGCCGGCGATGTGATAGCCGAATTCAGCAGGCATAAAGCCTATTTTCTTGAGGACGGAGAAATCCCCAAACTGGAAAGAGTGGCATTTGACAGGGAAAAAGGAATAATGAATGCCGCCATCATCGGTAAACCGGCGGGAGAGATATTAAAGCTCGCCGGCTTGAATGCTCCGCCGGACACAAGCGTGATTATCGCCAGGCTCAAAGGTGTCGGGGCAAACCATCCGCTGTCCTCCGAGATTCTGGCGCCGATACTGGCGTTCTACACCGCCCCCTCTTTTGATGACGCGGTCAATCTCTGCATAGAGATTAATTTTCACGGCGGCATGGGCCACACCGCCAGCATGTACTCAAACGATGAGGAGAAAATAAGAAAATTCGCAAATCTCATGAATGCCGGGCGGATACTTATCAACACGCCATCGTCGCAGGGAGGCGTGGGCGGGTTCTATAATACACTGTCCCCGTCCCTGACGCTGGGCTGCGGAACGGGCGGCAAAAACATAACCACCGACAATATCACGGCCAGGCATCTCCTGAATATCCAGCGCATCGCGCGCAGGCGTGTGAATGACACGTTCGCAAGTTTTGACCACGCCAAGTATTACGACGAAAGCTTCAATGCGGAGAGGCTGGAAAAAGAGTATTGCCGGAACAGATAG
- a CDS encoding xanthine dehydrogenase family protein molybdopterin-binding subunit, with protein sequence MTELFTVGKSEIRKDALPKACGAAVYVDDCAPAGTLYAAAVRSAHPHILIEELDFSEAAAVSGFAASITAKDIPGKNQWPLVKNDYPFLPEKEAKFCGETLAIVVADTRHAAVEAARRTRVAFRKLEFVTDPLAAMEPSAPKVHGENNIISSYRVKRGDAEEAIRSADAVVEAVYTANYQAHVYLETQGALAVPENGAMTIYTSTQCPFYVHDAVACVLGVPQNMVRVVQRVTGGGFGGKEDVPALVAAHAALAARKTGRPVKLIYERDEDFLSMSKRHPAWMKVLYAARRDGKITACRVKYVLDGGAYATLSPIVLWRGTVHATGPYVLDNLLVETFAAATNKVPCGAYRGFGQPQISFATESLIDELAAKLGMDPVELRLKNILRPGDKTACGQTVSQSCGLEEALLEARRRAGPPKPGRGTGFSVSYYGVGLGAGGKYLDRAGAAVTVFKDGSAQVAVGNTEMGQGAQTVLAQIAAESLNAPYCAVRVSEVDTALVPDSGPTVASRTTLMAGNAVLEACSPLRERLFSAARDLLSAKGAPAGEMAASNGVFSAGGAAVSFAEAAAECWGRRLKMAEHGWYIAPPTSYNSEDGQGVPYVIYAYSANAAEVSVDRETGEIRVEKLICAHDMGKAVNPQLTEGQMQGGALQGMGYAVCENLVLKDGVMQNPNMTDYLVPSAEQTPEFDCAIIERGYEQGPYNAKGFGEAPLIAVAPAVANAVFAACGARLRELPMLPEKLWKALQK encoded by the coding sequence ATGACCGAGCTTTTCACCGTCGGCAAAAGCGAGATTCGCAAGGACGCCCTGCCCAAAGCCTGCGGCGCGGCGGTGTATGTGGACGACTGCGCCCCCGCCGGAACGCTCTATGCCGCGGCGGTGCGCAGCGCGCATCCGCATATCCTTATAGAAGAACTTGATTTTTCCGAGGCCGCCGCCGTAAGCGGTTTTGCCGCCTCTATAACCGCAAAAGACATCCCGGGCAAAAACCAGTGGCCGCTGGTTAAAAACGATTATCCCTTCCTGCCGGAGAAGGAAGCCAAATTCTGCGGCGAGACGCTCGCCATCGTCGTGGCGGACACCCGCCATGCCGCGGTTGAGGCGGCGCGCAGAACCCGCGTCGCATTCCGCAAGCTGGAGTTTGTGACGGACCCGCTTGCCGCGATGGAGCCGTCCGCCCCGAAAGTCCACGGCGAAAACAACATCATCTCCAGCTACCGAGTGAAACGCGGCGATGCGGAAGAGGCCATCCGCTCCGCCGACGCGGTGGTTGAGGCGGTCTATACCGCCAATTACCAGGCGCATGTCTATCTGGAAACGCAGGGCGCGCTGGCCGTGCCGGAAAACGGCGCGATGACGATATACACCTCCACCCAATGCCCTTTTTACGTGCATGACGCAGTGGCCTGCGTTCTGGGCGTGCCGCAAAACATGGTACGCGTGGTGCAGCGGGTAACGGGCGGCGGCTTCGGCGGCAAGGAGGATGTGCCCGCCCTTGTGGCCGCGCATGCCGCGCTGGCCGCGCGCAAAACCGGCAGGCCGGTCAAGCTGATATACGAGCGCGACGAGGATTTCCTGTCCATGAGCAAGCGCCACCCGGCGTGGATGAAAGTCCTCTACGCCGCGCGCAGGGACGGCAAAATCACCGCCTGCCGGGTGAAGTATGTGCTGGACGGCGGGGCTTACGCCACGCTTTCGCCTATAGTCCTCTGGCGCGGGACAGTACATGCCACGGGCCCCTATGTCCTGGACAACCTCCTGGTGGAAACCTTCGCCGCCGCCACCAATAAGGTTCCATGCGGCGCCTACAGGGGGTTCGGCCAGCCGCAGATTTCCTTCGCGACAGAATCCCTCATAGACGAGCTGGCCGCAAAGCTGGGAATGGACCCGGTGGAACTGCGCCTTAAAAACATTCTCCGCCCGGGCGATAAAACCGCCTGCGGCCAGACGGTGTCCCAGTCCTGCGGGCTGGAGGAGGCGCTGCTTGAGGCGCGCCGGCGCGCCGGCCCGCCCAAACCCGGGCGCGGGACGGGGTTTTCGGTCAGCTATTACGGCGTGGGGCTTGGCGCGGGCGGGAAATATCTGGACAGGGCCGGCGCGGCGGTTACGGTTTTCAAGGACGGCTCGGCGCAGGTCGCCGTCGGCAATACCGAGATGGGGCAGGGCGCGCAGACCGTGCTGGCCCAGATAGCGGCGGAATCGCTAAACGCCCCGTATTGCGCCGTGCGCGTTTCGGAGGTGGACACCGCCCTTGTCCCGGATTCCGGGCCCACCGTCGCCAGCCGCACCACTTTAATGGCCGGCAACGCCGTGCTGGAGGCCTGCTCCCCCCTGCGGGAGCGGCTGTTTTCCGCCGCGCGGGATTTGCTGTCTGCCAAAGGCGCGCCCGCCGGGGAAATGGCTGCGTCAAACGGCGTTTTTTCCGCCGGAGGCGCCGCCGTGTCTTTTGCGGAGGCCGCCGCCGAATGCTGGGGCCGCCGCCTGAAAATGGCCGAACACGGCTGGTACATAGCCCCGCCCACGTCCTATAACAGCGAGGACGGACAGGGTGTCCCCTATGTAATCTACGCCTATTCCGCCAACGCGGCGGAAGTCTCCGTGGACCGCGAAACCGGCGAAATCCGTGTGGAGAAACTTATCTGCGCCCACGACATGGGCAAGGCGGTAAACCCGCAGCTTACCGAGGGGCAGATGCAGGGCGGCGCGTTGCAGGGGATGGGGTACGCCGTCTGCGAAAATCTGGTGTTAAAAGACGGCGTCATGCAGAACCCGAATATGACGGACTATCTGGTCCCCTCGGCGGAGCAGACGCCTGAGTTTGATTGCGCCATCATAGAGCGCGGCTACGAGCAGGGCCCCTATAACGCCAAGGGTTTCGGCGAGGCGCCTCTTATCGCCGTCGCGCCAGCCGTGGCCAACGCCGTCTTTGCGGCCTGCGGCGCGCGGCTGCGCGAACTGCCCATGCTGCCGGAGAAATTATGGAAAGCTCTTCAAAAATAA
- a CDS encoding metallopeptidase TldD-related protein has protein sequence MKPALLALLAVLPVRAAEFPAGDKCMSAMKDEMARTLSSLRMDDFPGPYFVSYALHMERGCEITASLGSLVRSRDVMQMRGQAEVRAGSPEFDNSNFYGSSDEMGPAGFLSSLDCNYGNTRHNLWQLTDLNYKTALEKLDQKRAFREKRNIADPLPDLTPAPGILLSEPEAPAAGGRAELEKLARTVSAEFRKYPALDKTMVNIARDNGLRRYLNSEGAFYRSAAANDVSVEFTAQVQSADGFKIAQRMSFYYDAASLPGADFFRARAGNFAAETAALAGSATAAPYIGPVLFEGEAAGELFKETLAHSLIRPRAWWTERERDPEAGAFSGKLGMRVAAPSINVTDDPSLREWNGQLLAGHYLADDEGVPAQRVELIKKGKLADLLLSRAPVRERAASNGHGRSRYSWAEAVPGNLIVSVSSCAPAGGMKARLLEMCRELELDYGVILRRVDDLRGVFCAYRVYVKDGREEPVHGFQLAELSPRALRDIVLASDTAGAYDYNYKGVPYSIVAPSVIVQEVELKKTEIKPDKPHYLPNPLFQAR, from the coding sequence GTGAAACCCGCATTGCTCGCGCTGCTTGCCGTTCTGCCCGTCCGCGCGGCGGAGTTCCCCGCCGGCGACAAGTGCATGTCCGCCATGAAAGACGAGATGGCGCGCACCCTCTCCAGCCTCAGGATGGACGATTTTCCCGGGCCGTATTTCGTTTCCTACGCGCTGCATATGGAGCGCGGGTGCGAGATAACGGCCAGCCTGGGCTCGCTTGTCAGAAGCCGCGACGTGATGCAGATGCGCGGCCAGGCGGAGGTGCGCGCCGGCAGCCCGGAGTTTGACAACTCCAACTTCTACGGCTCCTCGGACGAGATGGGGCCCGCGGGGTTTCTGAGCAGCCTTGACTGCAACTACGGCAATACCCGCCATAATCTCTGGCAGCTTACCGACCTGAACTACAAAACCGCGCTGGAAAAGCTGGACCAGAAACGCGCTTTCCGCGAAAAGCGCAACATAGCCGACCCGCTGCCGGACCTGACCCCCGCGCCCGGTATCCTGCTGTCCGAACCGGAAGCTCCCGCAGCCGGCGGGCGCGCGGAGCTGGAAAAGCTGGCCAGAACCGTCTCCGCCGAATTCCGCAAATATCCCGCTCTGGACAAGACGATGGTCAACATCGCGCGGGACAACGGGCTGCGCCGCTATCTCAACAGCGAGGGCGCGTTTTACCGCTCCGCCGCCGCAAACGACGTCAGCGTGGAGTTTACGGCCCAGGTCCAGTCCGCCGACGGCTTCAAAATCGCGCAGCGGATGAGTTTTTATTACGATGCGGCCTCGCTGCCGGGGGCGGATTTTTTCCGCGCCCGCGCCGGAAATTTCGCGGCGGAGACCGCCGCGCTGGCCGGCTCCGCTACGGCCGCGCCCTACATAGGCCCCGTCCTGTTTGAGGGCGAGGCCGCAGGGGAGCTGTTCAAGGAAACACTGGCGCACAGCCTGATAAGGCCGCGCGCCTGGTGGACCGAGCGCGAACGCGACCCCGAAGCCGGCGCTTTTTCCGGAAAGCTGGGGATGCGGGTGGCGGCGCCGTCCATAAACGTAACGGACGATCCCTCGCTTAGGGAATGGAACGGCCAGCTTCTGGCCGGGCATTACCTTGCCGACGACGAGGGCGTCCCCGCGCAGCGCGTGGAGCTTATAAAAAAAGGTAAGCTGGCGGATTTGCTGCTCAGCCGCGCCCCCGTCAGGGAGCGCGCCGCCTCCAACGGCCACGGCAGAAGCCGCTATTCCTGGGCAGAGGCGGTGCCGGGGAATCTGATAGTGAGCGTCTCCTCCTGTGCGCCCGCAGGCGGGATGAAAGCGCGCCTTCTTGAGATGTGCCGGGAGCTGGAGCTTGATTACGGCGTGATACTGCGCCGCGTGGACGATTTGCGCGGCGTCTTCTGCGCCTACAGGGTCTATGTGAAAGACGGGCGGGAGGAGCCGGTCCACGGCTTCCAGCTGGCCGAGCTTTCCCCCCGCGCGCTGCGCGATATCGTGCTAGCCTCGGATACCGCCGGCGCCTATGACTACAACTACAAGGGCGTGCCGTATTCCATAGTCGCGCCGTCGGTGATAGTGCAGGAGGTGGAGCTTAAGAAGACAGAAATCAAGCCCGACAAGCCCCATTACCTGCCAAATCCGCTTTTCCAAGCGAGGTGA
- a CDS encoding (2Fe-2S)-binding protein — protein sequence MKKSAKPMGANSAVSVRLPARTLKTRDGIFEIDLNLNGAALRWRVRPSETLLDALRRNGWRGAKRGCDTGECGSCTVIIDGRPMLSCLLPAVAAHGRDITTIEGLGGTSNPHPIQQAFAETGAVQCGFCIPGMILSAKSLLDENTDPSPRQIRHALDGNLCRCTGYVKQIEAVSLAAQRIRRGSPAGSRKRRAAASSGRT from the coding sequence ATGAAAAAATCTGCAAAACCCATGGGCGCAAACAGCGCGGTTTCCGTGCGGCTTCCCGCGCGGACGCTTAAGACCCGCGACGGAATTTTTGAAATAGACCTAAATCTCAACGGAGCGGCCCTCCGCTGGCGCGTGCGCCCCTCAGAAACGCTGCTTGACGCGCTGCGCCGCAACGGCTGGCGCGGCGCAAAACGCGGCTGCGACACCGGGGAATGCGGCTCCTGCACAGTGATAATTGACGGCAGGCCCATGCTCTCCTGCCTGCTTCCCGCCGTCGCCGCGCATGGCAGGGATATCACCACAATAGAAGGGCTTGGCGGCACATCCAATCCGCATCCGATTCAGCAGGCATTTGCGGAGACGGGCGCGGTGCAATGCGGTTTCTGCATACCCGGCATGATACTTTCCGCCAAGTCGCTGCTGGACGAGAACACGGACCCGTCGCCGCGGCAGATTCGCCATGCGCTGGACGGCAATCTCTGCCGCTGCACCGGATATGTCAAGCAGATTGAAGCGGTAAGCCTTGCCGCACAGAGAATCCGCCGTGGCAGCCCCGCAGGCAGCCGCAAGCGCCGCGCAGCCGCAAGCAGCGGCAGAACATAA